The following proteins come from a genomic window of bacterium BMS3Abin14:
- the phnD gene encoding phosphate-import protein PhnD precursor, which produces MRKCSSFIVLILAALLIMKPFPAIAGEGGIRTLRFILVPERNIFRQEDKYRKLCDYLCSHLSPVKVLFEVAKSYEEVMSQMEDGRAQGGVLGSFLAVHGMEKHGFVPLVRPVWLSGDSYYRSYVFKKTGSGLTRDISTWKGKSIAMANRSTSAGFFFPMALVKTGGIDDPEAFFSKLFFTGSHDASIWMVAKGLADLGAAKNTVFDETMKIKPELSGQVEILYSGGHFPDDTVTVTREVPPSLQKKIIEAFLHMDATAEGREVLKRFGARRFISSPPADYVDVIKTVKAGGFDLSKLKVVDHTAR; this is translated from the coding sequence CCGGGGAGGGGGGGATAAGGACCCTGAGATTTATCCTGGTCCCGGAGCGGAATATCTTTCGCCAGGAGGATAAGTACCGGAAGCTGTGCGACTATCTTTGCAGTCATCTGTCGCCGGTCAAGGTCCTGTTCGAGGTGGCGAAGAGCTACGAAGAAGTTATGAGCCAGATGGAGGACGGCAGGGCACAGGGAGGGGTGCTGGGGAGTTTCCTGGCCGTCCATGGGATGGAGAAGCACGGCTTTGTCCCCCTGGTTCGTCCGGTATGGCTGTCGGGGGATTCCTATTATCGTTCCTATGTGTTCAAAAAAACCGGTTCCGGACTGACCCGCGACATATCGACATGGAAAGGCAAGTCCATCGCCATGGCGAATCGTAGTACATCCGCCGGATTTTTCTTCCCCATGGCGCTCGTTAAAACCGGGGGGATCGATGATCCCGAGGCGTTCTTCTCAAAACTTTTTTTTACCGGGAGCCATGATGCCTCCATCTGGATGGTGGCCAAGGGGCTCGCTGACTTGGGCGCGGCGAAGAATACCGTTTTTGATGAGACCATGAAAATAAAACCGGAATTAAGCGGGCAGGTTGAGATCCTGTATTCCGGTGGTCATTTTCCTGATGACACAGTGACCGTGACACGGGAGGTCCCCCCCTCTCTCCAGAAGAAGATCATCGAGGCTTTTCTCCATATGGATGCCACTGCCGAAGGCAGGGAAGTGTTAAAGAGATTTGGCGCCAGGCGTTTCATCTCCTCGCCTCCCGCTGATTACGTCGACGTTATAAAGACCGTCAAGGCGGGGGGATTCGACCTGTCAAAATTGAAAGTTGTAGACCACACCGCCAGATGA